A window of the Ostrea edulis chromosome 1, xbOstEdul1.1, whole genome shotgun sequence genome harbors these coding sequences:
- the LOC125663850 gene encoding uncharacterized protein LOC125663850: MASNFNNRNEPQASNNVEKYEIITPEWPYDHWKTVKISDATKSITAGNEQGIQIPRHLQSVPNIHANSALKELLEKLSSQTSVLEDEKNARVHEDVKKLMKCFGKNLKAAGVLFEGCRLVEAGSVAEETKIGKSDEFDYLLVLDVLSDRKTFQLHLSNQYFKFSLNQGSQDLYEKLQSETPHLFHVDEDRVFLHYTMKNIILKSIMDVFDSSLFPGWKRFSTKIGDVCSSHIATTLHLFTETHNMDVDIDICMCFPISPNDLKSVAEKERATQTKENPSTLFSYLHILNQVSPFELFAIIGDGEHAFCVSNTRITAPLLELSRFRYYGQCDGRVKTYKLAKCLVSNFLPKYTNVFGCKRCCHSLVKSYYLKNIILFMMKRYTEDSLWVEDKICTRVLEIFAILKQCIVGRQDEVASVSVCCLPGRLRLDDISTNNPFIKGEPNKRSDVLFTPDSHKPLHEISSSPSYTEQLSIQSNGANQKIKEWFQHLNEEHWSMYKLIADFEGLLLSLASMEMQ; encoded by the coding sequence ATGGCTTCGAACTTCAACAACAGAAATGAGCCACAGGCATCTAACAATGTAGAGAAATACGAGATAATAACCCCAGAGTGGCCATACGACCACTGGAAAACTGTAAAGATATCCGACGCTACAAAGAGCATCACAGCTGGAAATGAACAGGGCATTCAAATACCACGCCATCTGCAAAGTGTGCCAAATATCCACGCCAATTCTGCATTAAAAGAACTTTTAGAAAAACTTTCCTCTCAAACAAGCGTCTTGGAAGACGAGAAAAACGCGAGGGTTCACGAAGACGTGAAGAAACTGATGAAATGTTTTGGGAAGAATCTAAAGGCGGCCGGGGTTTTATTTGAAGGATGTAGGTTAGTGGAGGCCGGAAGCGTCGCTGAGGAAACGAAGATAGGGAAATCGGATGAATTTGACTATTTATTAGTTCTGGATGTCTTGTCTGACAGAAAAACATTTCAGTTACATCTTTCTAACCAGtacttcaaattttcattaaatcaaGGGTCACAAGACTTGTACGAGAAGTTGCAGTCAGAGACCCCACACTTGTTCCATGTTGATGAGGATAGAGTTTTCTTACACTACaccatgaaaaatatcattCTGAAATCTATCATGGACGTGTTTGATTCGTCTCTGTTTCCGGGCTGGAAAAGGTTTTCTACGAAAATAGGAGATGTTTGCTCATCACACATCGCCACAACACTTCATCTTTTCACGGAGACACACAATATGGACGTCGACATTGACATTTGCATGTGTTTTCCAATATCGccaaacgatttaaaaagtgttgCAGAAAAAGAGCGAGCAACGCAGACGAAGGAAAACCCGAGCACATTATTCTCCTACTTGCACATCCTCAACCAAGTGAGCCCATTCGAATTGTTTGCCATCATTGGGGATGGGGAGCATGCGTTCTGTGTGAGTAATACCCGTATAACGGCCCCCTTGCTGGAACTCTCGCGGTTTCGTTATTATGGTCAATGCGATGGAAGAGTGAAAACATACAAACTGGCAAAATGCTTGGTCAGTAACTTTTTGCCGAAATATACGAACGTCTTCGGTTGCAAAAGGTGTTGCCATTCACTAGTGAAAAGTTactatttgaaaaatatcattcttTTTATGATGAAAAGGTACACTGAAGATTCTCTTTGGGTAGAAGACAAAATATGTACTCGTGTTTTGGAAATATTTGCCATACTAAAGCAATGCATTGTGGGACGCCAAGATGAGGTAGCATCAGTATCTGTTTGCTGCCTTCCTGGTCGATTGCGATTGGATGACATTTCTACCAATAATCCTTTCATTAAAGGAGAACCTAACAAAAGATCCGATGTCTTATTCACACCGGATTCCCACAAACCTCTGCACGAAATAAGCAGTTCTCCTTCCTATACGGAACAACTGTCCATCCAAAGCAATGGCGCCAATCAGAAAATTAAGGAATGGTTTCAACACTTAAACGAAGAACATTGGAGTATGTACAAACTTATAGCAGACTTTGAAGGTCTATTATTGTCTCTTGCTTCAATGGAAATGCagtag